In Hermetia illucens chromosome 1, iHerIll2.2.curated.20191125, whole genome shotgun sequence, one genomic interval encodes:
- the LOC119653403 gene encoding farnesol dehydrogenase-like, whose translation MERWQGKLAIVTGASSGIGAATAAKLVENGLSVVALALSEELLLQKQKALPENLRNRYHPKECDVTNEEAVKSTFAWIEDHFGGADILVNNAGVMTIGVDLSAPDNTETIRRILETNVMGVVYCVREAFNSMKKRNIDGHIVVINSEQGHIVPIMSNGSLNMYAPSKWAVTAMVETYRQEFANAGTKVKVTSVSPGACETELVPNMAAYRKAGVAMLYPEDVANAILYVLGTPPHVQVHELTVKPVGSKI comes from the exons ATGGAACGTTGGCAAGGTAAACTTGCAATTGTAACTGGCGCAAGTTCGGGAATCGGAGCTGCAACGGCTGCAAAACTAGTAGAAAACGGGTTATCTGTGGTTGCTCTTGCGTTATCTGAGGAACTTCTTCTTCAAAAGCAAAAAGCTCTTCCGGAAAACCTACGCAACCGCTACCATCCCAAAGAATGTGATGTTACTAATGAGGAAGCAGTGAAAAGCACTTTTGCTTGGATTGAGGACCACTTTGGCGGAGCAGATATTCTCGTAAACAATGCCGGTGTTATGACTATTGGTGTGGATCTTTCGGCCCCAGATAATACCGAAACTATTAGAAGAATTCTAGAGACGAATGTGATGGGTGTAGTCTATTGCGTGCGGGAAGCATTCAACTCAATGAAAAAGCGAAACATCGACGGCCACATTGTCGTTATTAATAGCGAGCAAGGCCATATAGTCCCTATTATGAGTAATGGCTCGCTGAACATGTATGCTCCTTCGAAATGGGCGGTAACTGCGATGGTTGAGACCTACCGTCAGGAATTTGCAAATGCGGGAACAAAAGTGAAAGTAACG AGTGTTAGCCCTGGAGCTTGTGAAACTGAACTTGTGCCAAACATGGCGGCCTATAGAAAAGCAGGAGTTGCCATGTTGTACCCTGAGGATGTGGCTAACGCTATATTATATGTCCTGGGCACTCCACCGCATGTACAG GTACACGAATTAACCGTTAAACCTGTGGGTTCAAAAATTTAA
- the LOC119653391 gene encoding farnesol dehydrogenase-like yields the protein MERWENKVAVVTGASAGIGAAIAADLVKNGFIVVALARREERLRENQRTLPENLQSRYHPRRCDVTNEDQVKDTFAWIETKFGGTDILVNNAGVVARDVQLSGVDNTAPIRNIVETNIMSVVYCVREAFNSMKKRNFDGHIVIINSIVGHYIPVVPTGSMNIYPASKFAVTAMVETYRQEFANAGTKVKVTSISPGGVLTEIIPDMGALRDTGHPLLNAEDISNAVLYVLSTPPHVQVHELTIKPIGEKM from the exons ATGGAACGCTGGGAAAATAAAGTTGCTGTGGTGACAGGTGCTAGTGCCGGTATTGGAGCAGCAATCGCTGCGGATTTAGTGAAAAATGGATTTATTGTTGTTGCCTTGGCCCGACGTGAGGAACGTCTTCGAGAGAATCAACGGACTCTTCCTGAAAATCTGCAATCTCGGTACCATCCCAGAAGATGTGATGTTACTAATGAAGATCAAGTAAAGGATACCTTCGCCTGGATCGAAACGAAATTTGGAGGAACTGACATACTTGTCAACAATGCCGGTGTTGTAGCTAGAGACGTGCAGCTATCAGGCGTAGATAATACCGCgcccattcggaatattgtggAGACGAATATTATGAGCGTTGTCTATTGTGTACGGGAAGCTTTCAATTCAATGAAAAAGCGGAACTTCGACGGGCATATTGTGATCATAAATAGCATCGTTGGACATTACATCCCCGTGGTGCCTACAGGCTCAATGAATATCTATCCTGCTTCTAAGTTTGCGGTGACCGCAATGGTTGAGACCTATCGTCAGGAATTTGCAAACGCTGGGACGAAAGTGAAAGTTACG AGTATCAGCCCTGGCGGTGTCTTAACCGAAATAATACCGGATATGGGAGCTCTTAGAGACACGGGTCACCCACTGTTGAACGCTGAAGATATATCTAATGCCGTCCTATATGTGTTGAGTACCCCTCCTCATGTCCAG GTTCACGAATTGACTATAAAACCTATTGGGGAGAAAATGTGA